The Ananas comosus cultivar F153 unplaced genomic scaffold, ASM154086v1, whole genome shotgun sequence genome includes a window with the following:
- the LOC109705736 gene encoding uncharacterized protein K02A2.6-like — protein MVQDCMEYARKCHQCQVHSDFIHQHPNPLHPTIASWPFDMWGTDVIGPINPPSSRGHKFILAATDYFSRWAEAIPLREVKADNVMRFFRENILNRFGVPHRIISDNGSAFKSFKVSRFASHHKIDWRYSSIYNPRANGLAEAFNKTLVKLLRKIIGKNKREWHDKISDALWAYRTTFKTPTQATPYSLVFRTEAILPLEVELPSLRMAVQHEMTNEENIFLRLDELDSLDEVRLAAQQNLELYQS, from the coding sequence ATGGTTCAAGATTGTATGGAATACGCTAGGAAATGCCACCAATGCCAAGTCCATAGCGATTTTATTCACCAACATCCGAACCCTCTGCACCCGACAATTGCCTCTTGGCCATTTGATATGTGGGGAACAGACGTTATAGGGCCAATTAATCCCCCCTCATCTCGAGGACACAAATTTATTCTCGCAGCAACAGACTACTTCTCTAGATGGGCTGAGGCTATTCCTTTGAGAGAAGTGAAAGCGGATAATGTCATGAGATTTTTTAgggaaaatattttgaaccgCTTCGGGGTTCCTCATCGAATTATTTCTGATAATGGCTCGGCCTTCAAAAGTTTTAAGGTCAGCAGATTCGCCTCCCACCATAAGATCGACTGGCGATATTCGTCGATTTATAATCCAAGAGCTAATGGTCTGGCCGAAGCTTTCAATAAGACCCTGGTTAAACTTTTGAGAAAAATTATTGGTAAAAATAAGAGGGAATGGCACGACAAGATTTCAGATGCGCTCTGGGCTTACCGAACAACTTTTAAGACTCCTACTCAAGCCACGCCTTATTCTTTGGTCTTCAGAACGGAAGCTATCCTTCCTTTAGAAGTGGAGCTACCATCGCTAAGGATGGCGGTTCAACATGAAATGACAAATGAAGAAAATATCTTCTTGAGACTTGACGAACTGGATTCTCTGGACGAGGTACGGTTGGCTGCGCAACAAAACCTAGAGCTTTATCAGTCTTAA